From Novipirellula galeiformis, the proteins below share one genomic window:
- a CDS encoding Calx-beta domain-containing protein: MKHLRQLLRRSGWLRANQRSNDQVQRGQTTSRRLSSEALERRELLAGDFASAHNYFLAHDVDNNMRVTPMDALAVINHLNRNGGQSTEVGQGEQITSFVDVNGDNRVTAADALSVINTLNRMGEGAGEPLLEVQLSARDGDSTELPKDDNGAYNVAVGQVFELEVGYLDLRDGDRIFQVPTGNGQTVDVRYRQGVFQLVADIGVTQSNGDNGGSLIQPIISETQQITVSKEIDNSEFTLALDISLKSGGNTVSTNTARIEAADFLADPTGSVAAALGTLEDANGAFLDSGTTVQVTRLPSADPDDFFLQVRFGGADSIGVNQPTINIQRMRIIPDVAEFPVGDPASNKEFRTDNILQGRDNGGLPIGERYDIDYASRTLPNPDGGTFSFLGNRSVIGSFVPDPANPAEVFDNVGGLGPVVAGGVPESSGGDGDTLDTVFDALSIPVFINAPVQGLTFEVTPGEDDNGESFLVYGFLEEPNAAGNDNSRPVPVDQVRFDSDAKFIINATADGGAVQPGTIAITPATVSLAEGDSGTTTATFTVTRTGGTDGEVSVQFATGAVTDTATAGQDYVAKMQTVTFVAGDGASKTITVDINGDTDVEPNETFTATISAVTGGASLGTTTSTVTITNDDTAVVNPGTISLSPATISIDEGDSGTKQATFTISRSGGTDGAVSVQFTTGAAADTATAGSDYTAKTQTVTFADGDGVSKTITVDIIGDLADENNETFTVNLSSATGGATLGAAQSIVTINDDDTTVVNPGTISLSPATISIDEGDSGTKQATFTISRSGGTDGAVSVQFTTGAAADTATAGSDYTAKTQTVTFADGDGASKTITVDIIGDLADENNETFTVNLSSATGGATLGVAQSIVTINDDDTTVVNPGTISLSPATISIDEGDSGTKQATFTISRSGGTDGAVSVQFATGAAADTATAGSDYTAKTQTVTFADGDGVSKTITVDIIGDLADENNETFTVKLSSATGGATLGAAQSIVTINDDDTTVVNPGTISLSPATVSVNENGSVATFTITRTGGSDGVVSVVFATSGVTATAGVDYTEKTQTVTFADGDTTAKTVTVAILEDTIDEPNETFNVTIANPTGGAALGAKATAVTIIDNDPTDPGSGSTVEGSIFVDKVENLSEVASSGGTVVPYRNGMKDTNEKGLAGVQVELRKASGELVATVYTDMDGHYRFTGVSQGSYGVVFGVSSTNVFLSGSNVVPVSVGPSSSTPVAGDLPVLGLSAAMSNLDILASSYLRGNSEAASASDNGRRGGSVALDAAGHQIFFMASEGFENVNYGELLLNSAKDAAIISIVQGTQVKTAMLNKEDFVISRDGLSLQFFGGVDELDFSSSPSASLGFSQASIDDLFSRAAQFVDNI, translated from the coding sequence ATGAAACATCTGCGTCAATTGCTCCGTCGCTCCGGATGGCTGAGGGCCAACCAACGTTCCAACGATCAAGTCCAACGAGGTCAAACGACTTCGCGACGTTTGAGCAGTGAAGCGCTTGAGCGACGGGAGCTTCTCGCAGGCGACTTTGCTTCCGCTCATAACTACTTTTTGGCTCATGACGTCGACAACAACATGCGGGTCACCCCGATGGATGCGTTGGCGGTCATCAATCACTTGAATCGCAACGGCGGGCAATCCACGGAAGTCGGGCAAGGGGAGCAGATCACGTCGTTTGTCGATGTCAACGGCGACAATCGCGTGACCGCAGCCGATGCATTGTCGGTCATCAACACCCTCAATCGCATGGGCGAAGGGGCCGGCGAGCCGTTACTCGAAGTCCAGCTAAGTGCTCGAGACGGCGACAGTACCGAATTGCCAAAAGACGACAACGGCGCCTACAACGTCGCCGTTGGCCAAGTCTTCGAACTCGAGGTGGGCTACCTCGACCTACGTGACGGCGATCGGATTTTCCAGGTGCCAACGGGTAACGGGCAAACCGTCGATGTGCGATACCGCCAAGGGGTTTTCCAGCTGGTTGCGGACATTGGCGTTACGCAAAGCAATGGTGATAATGGCGGCAGCTTGATCCAGCCGATCATTTCCGAGACTCAGCAAATCACCGTTAGCAAGGAGATCGATAACTCGGAATTCACTTTGGCGTTGGATATTTCGCTGAAGTCGGGCGGCAACACCGTCAGCACAAACACCGCTCGCATTGAAGCCGCCGATTTCTTGGCGGACCCGACCGGCAGCGTGGCTGCGGCTCTAGGAACCCTTGAAGATGCCAATGGTGCGTTCCTCGATTCGGGCACAACCGTGCAAGTGACTCGCTTGCCATCGGCGGACCCCGATGACTTCTTCTTGCAAGTTCGCTTTGGTGGCGCAGACTCGATCGGTGTGAACCAGCCGACCATCAATATCCAACGGATGCGGATCATTCCCGACGTTGCCGAATTCCCCGTCGGTGATCCCGCGTCAAATAAAGAATTCCGCACGGACAATATTCTACAAGGCCGTGACAACGGCGGCCTTCCAATCGGCGAGCGTTACGATATTGATTACGCCAGCCGCACACTACCGAACCCAGACGGTGGCACGTTCAGCTTTTTGGGCAACCGCTCCGTGATCGGCTCGTTTGTTCCCGACCCTGCTAACCCAGCCGAAGTCTTTGACAACGTGGGTGGCCTCGGCCCCGTCGTCGCAGGCGGCGTGCCGGAGTCAAGCGGTGGCGACGGAGACACTCTGGACACCGTCTTTGACGCGCTCAGCATCCCTGTCTTCATCAATGCACCGGTTCAAGGTTTGACCTTTGAAGTAACCCCGGGTGAAGATGACAATGGCGAATCATTCCTGGTCTACGGATTCCTCGAAGAACCTAACGCAGCCGGCAACGACAACTCACGTCCGGTACCGGTAGACCAAGTTCGCTTTGATAGCGACGCTAAGTTTATCATCAACGCAACCGCTGATGGCGGCGCGGTGCAACCGGGCACGATCGCCATTACACCAGCAACCGTCTCGCTAGCCGAAGGCGATAGCGGCACCACAACGGCGACCTTCACGGTGACGCGAACCGGCGGCACCGATGGCGAAGTTTCGGTTCAATTCGCGACCGGCGCTGTGACCGATACGGCGACTGCCGGACAAGACTACGTTGCGAAGATGCAAACCGTCACCTTCGTCGCAGGAGATGGAGCCTCTAAAACCATCACCGTTGATATTAACGGCGACACCGATGTCGAACCCAACGAAACCTTCACCGCTACGATCAGTGCGGTGACGGGCGGAGCATCGCTTGGGACGACGACGTCGACAGTGACCATCACCAACGATGACACGGCGGTAGTGAACCCAGGTACGATTTCGCTCTCGCCCGCAACGATTTCCATCGACGAAGGCGACAGCGGAACCAAGCAAGCCACCTTTACCATCTCGCGTAGCGGTGGCACCGATGGCGCCGTATCCGTTCAATTCACGACCGGTGCTGCGGCCGATACGGCGACTGCCGGATCGGACTACACCGCCAAGACGCAAACCGTCACCTTCGCCGACGGCGATGGAGTCTCGAAAACCATCACCGTTGACATCATTGGCGATCTCGCGGACGAAAACAACGAAACCTTCACGGTCAATCTCAGCAGTGCCACCGGGGGTGCAACGCTAGGAGCTGCACAATCCATCGTTACCATCAACGACGATGACACGACCGTGGTGAACCCAGGTACGATTTCGCTCTCGCCCGCAACGATTTCCATCGACGAAGGTGACAGCGGAACCAAGCAAGCCACCTTTACCATCTCGCGCAGCGGAGGCACCGATGGCGCCGTATCCGTTCAATTCACGACCGGTGCTGCGGCCGATACGGCGACTGCCGGATCGGACTACACCGCCAAGACTCAAACCGTCACCTTCGCCGACGGCGATGGAGCCTCGAAAACCATCACCGTTGACATCATTGGCGATCTCGCGGATGAAAACAACGAAACCTTCACGGTCAATCTCAGCAGTGCCACCGGGGGTGCAACGCTAGGAGTTGCACAATCCATCGTTACCATCAACGACGATGATACGACCGTGGTGAACCCAGGTACGATTTCGCTCTCGCCCGCAACGATTTCCATCGACGAAGGCGACAGCGGAACCAAGCAAGCCACCTTTACCATCTCGCGCAGCGGTGGCACCGATGGCGCCGTATCCGTTCAATTCGCGACCGGCGCTGCGGCCGATACGGCGACTGCCGGATCGGACTACACCGCCAAGACTCAAACCGTCACCTTCGCCGACGGCGATGGAGTCTCGAAAACCATCACCGTTGACATCATTGGCGATCTCGCGGATGAAAACAACGAAACCTTCACTGTCAAACTCAGCAGTGCCACCGGGGGTGCAACGCTAGGAGCTGCACAATCCATCGTTACCATCAACGACGATGACACGACCGTGGTGAACCCAGGTACGATTTCGCTCTCGCCCGCAACCGTCTCGGTCAATGAAAACGGATCGGTTGCGACGTTCACGATCACGCGAACCGGCGGAAGCGACGGAGTGGTATCGGTGGTATTCGCCACTTCCGGTGTCACCGCCACCGCAGGAGTCGATTACACCGAAAAGACCCAAACGGTAACGTTCGCCGATGGCGATACCACCGCCAAGACGGTCACCGTGGCAATCCTCGAAGACACCATCGATGAGCCCAACGAGACCTTCAACGTGACGATCGCGAATCCGACCGGAGGCGCCGCACTGGGTGCCAAAGCCACGGCGGTTACGATCATCGACAACGACCCAACCGACCCCGGTAGCGGCTCGACCGTCGAGGGTTCGATCTTCGTCGATAAAGTCGAGAATCTTTCGGAAGTGGCAAGCTCCGGTGGAACCGTTGTACCGTACCGCAATGGTATGAAGGACACCAACGAAAAAGGCTTGGCAGGAGTTCAAGTGGAACTTCGCAAAGCTTCCGGCGAATTGGTTGCCACCGTGTACACAGACATGGATGGACACTACCGATTCACAGGGGTGAGCCAAGGATCGTATGGGGTTGTCTTCGGCGTCTCGAGCACGAACGTGTTCCTGTCCGGCAGCAACGTCGTCCCGGTATCGGTAGGCCCGAGCAGCAGCACCCCTGTCGCTGGCGACCTTCCTGTCCTGGGGCTCTCCGCGGCCATGTCCAACCTTGACATTTTGGCATCGAGTTACCTGCGAGGCAATTCGGAGGCTGCGTCGGCTTCGGACAATGGACGTCGCGGTGGATCCGTGGCACTGGATGCCGCCGGCCACCAAATCTTCTTCATGGCCTCCGAAGGCTTTGAAAACGTCAACTATGGCGAGCTGCTACTGAACAGCGCCAAAGACGCCGCGATCATCTCGATCGTCCAAGGCACCCAAGTGAAGACCGCGATGTTAAACAAGGAAGACTTCGTGATCAGCCGCGATGGCTTGTCACTGCAATTCTTTGGTGGAGTGGATGAGCTTGATTTTTCCAGCTCTCCCTCGGCTTCTCTCGGATTTAGCCAAGCTTCCATCGATGACCTGTTCAGCCGTGCGGCACAGTTTGTAGACAACATCTAG
- a CDS encoding dockerin type I domain-containing protein, producing the protein MLRSPSKRQRTRSANRRHARMEMLEKRNLLAAAPLGATEMDTAEFMLGRVAITPVFFESNGSIDPESQNWTADEIDEVLAKIREGVNWWSETLDTLDTVHSLEFVINDEYAKTPVQTPYELIDRNSEGYQLAAGAFMDSLGYPGSSALQNAVMSFNHDQRIALGTDWAFTLFVVDSSDDVNPTTGEHDGLFAKGGLFQGAFAFSGGLFMVTPSTRPASTITHEMGHIFWARDEYDGKGASSWTDRRGYYNAQNLNAADNPTPGFVHENSIMRSGFPLTEAYNQHVSPTATLAMIGWQDSDDNGIFDVLDVPLDLQGIGHFDLATTTYHFDGHATAVALPNKNSQGPQSDITLNRVSEIQYRLDDGPWIVASQPDQQVVDFELEVVIDQGFSRIDWRAVDGSTGITSNVVHGTIGAPAISANNITGFAFLDQDNNSVRAGSEPFLTNASATIRHADGSPLFSGRVEANELPNGTIASDSLSGVSLTNQGYSLNRQLEVASSPIASNQKFFQSFNSQLIVLSERWNKRQGFVAEFDENVGEVRLQIWGADHQALSYGRIEAYDSAGQLIKRVTSEGIAYGMSTQLTIQDDRGRIAEIRAFGHAETSIAISAVEFGIEDQYTIDESGALKFNHLADGQYMIELSPENLIHAFEQPNPIVNIVDGTSEGLVAIAHRVTSPRHNPLIAGDVNQDQIVTANDALIIINDLNVNQPRLLTANEIHGEFIDVNNDGTVTALDALLVINTLMKQTSGGEGESPQNDPVLGEAPVAQSSPPDESDLGIGGETLASRGLALRNDASGNDASSHDAVLTQWPRAVLGDFAPQHASTDYIEPIVDAKLKTPTLTTIGTLLPEKLPLSEQISEKFPENLVVNELLLSTMESESIATAGLAESNQPLSNAAN; encoded by the coding sequence ATGCTTCGCTCTCCTTCAAAGCGACAACGAACTCGTTCGGCAAATCGCCGACACGCTCGCATGGAGATGCTTGAAAAGCGAAATCTGCTCGCCGCCGCTCCGCTCGGGGCGACCGAAATGGATACCGCTGAGTTCATGCTCGGCCGAGTTGCGATCACCCCCGTCTTCTTTGAAAGCAACGGCAGCATTGATCCAGAGTCCCAGAATTGGACCGCGGACGAAATCGATGAAGTGCTCGCAAAGATCCGTGAAGGGGTAAATTGGTGGAGCGAGACACTTGATACATTGGACACCGTTCACTCGCTTGAATTCGTGATCAATGACGAGTATGCCAAAACGCCGGTGCAAACGCCTTACGAATTGATCGATCGCAATAGCGAAGGCTATCAATTGGCGGCTGGCGCATTTATGGACTCGCTCGGCTATCCAGGGTCATCGGCGCTTCAAAACGCAGTGATGTCATTCAATCACGATCAACGCATCGCTCTCGGGACCGATTGGGCGTTCACCCTCTTCGTCGTCGACTCGTCCGATGACGTCAATCCAACGACCGGTGAGCACGATGGATTGTTTGCCAAGGGAGGATTGTTCCAAGGCGCGTTCGCGTTTTCCGGGGGACTGTTTATGGTCACCCCATCGACGCGTCCGGCATCCACGATCACCCACGAAATGGGACACATTTTCTGGGCTCGCGACGAGTACGACGGCAAAGGTGCCTCCTCATGGACCGACCGCCGCGGTTACTACAACGCTCAGAACCTCAACGCAGCCGACAATCCGACCCCCGGCTTTGTGCACGAAAACAGCATCATGCGCAGTGGGTTCCCCCTGACCGAAGCCTATAACCAACACGTCAGCCCGACAGCGACCTTGGCAATGATTGGTTGGCAAGACAGCGACGACAATGGCATCTTTGATGTTCTCGATGTGCCGTTGGATCTCCAAGGGATCGGCCACTTTGACCTCGCCACCACCACCTACCATTTCGATGGCCATGCCACTGCCGTGGCGCTCCCCAACAAGAACTCCCAAGGTCCCCAAAGCGATATCACGCTCAATCGCGTCAGCGAAATTCAATACCGGTTGGATGACGGTCCGTGGATCGTCGCATCCCAACCCGATCAGCAGGTCGTCGATTTTGAACTTGAGGTGGTCATCGACCAAGGATTCAGCCGCATTGATTGGCGCGCAGTCGATGGGAGCACCGGGATCACCAGCAACGTAGTCCACGGCACCATCGGCGCTCCCGCGATCTCCGCGAACAACATCACCGGCTTTGCCTTTCTTGACCAAGACAACAACTCGGTCCGAGCGGGGTCGGAACCATTCTTGACCAACGCTTCCGCAACGATTCGGCATGCGGATGGCTCACCGCTGTTCTCCGGTCGCGTTGAGGCTAACGAGTTGCCCAACGGAACGATCGCCAGCGACAGCCTCAGTGGAGTGAGTCTGACGAATCAAGGTTATTCGTTAAACCGACAATTAGAGGTCGCCAGTTCACCGATTGCCAGCAACCAGAAATTCTTTCAATCATTCAACTCGCAACTCATCGTGTTGAGCGAACGATGGAATAAACGGCAAGGCTTTGTCGCAGAATTCGACGAAAACGTCGGCGAAGTCCGTTTGCAAATCTGGGGCGCGGATCACCAGGCGCTAAGCTATGGACGAATCGAAGCCTACGACTCCGCAGGGCAATTGATCAAGCGAGTCACGAGTGAAGGCATTGCTTATGGCATGTCAACACAGCTAACGATCCAAGACGATCGTGGGAGGATTGCCGAGATTCGTGCGTTCGGACACGCCGAAACCTCGATTGCGATCTCCGCGGTTGAGTTTGGGATCGAAGATCAATACACCATCGACGAATCGGGAGCGTTGAAGTTCAACCACCTCGCCGATGGCCAGTACATGATCGAGCTTTCCCCAGAAAATTTGATCCATGCATTCGAGCAACCCAATCCGATCGTCAACATTGTGGATGGAACGAGCGAGGGTTTGGTCGCGATCGCCCACCGGGTGACCAGCCCACGGCACAACCCCCTCATCGCCGGCGATGTCAATCAAGATCAAATCGTCACTGCCAATGACGCCTTGATCATCATCAACGACTTGAATGTCAACCAACCACGATTGTTGACGGCAAACGAGATTCACGGCGAATTCATTGACGTCAACAATGACGGCACTGTCACCGCCTTGGACGCCTTGCTGGTCATCAACACATTGATGAAGCAAACCAGTGGTGGTGAAGGGGAATCACCGCAAAACGATCCTGTGCTCGGAGAGGCTCCGGTGGCCCAATCGAGTCCGCCCGACGAAAGCGATTTGGGAATCGGAGGCGAGACGCTCGCGTCCCGCGGCCTGGCTCTTCGAAACGACGCGTCTGGCAACGACGCCTCTTCACATGATGCCGTGCTCACGCAATGGCCGCGTGCGGTGCTTGGCGATTTTGCCCCTCAGCATGCATCAACGGATTACATCGAGCCGATTGTCGATGCGAAGCTGAAAACCCCGACCCTCACTACAATCGGCACGCTATTACCAGAAAAGCTGCCCTTATCAGAGCAAATCTCTGAAAAGTTCCCTGAAAATTTAGTTGTCAACGAATTGTTGCTAAGCACAATGGAGTCCGAGTCGATCGCAACCGCTGGCTTGGCTGAGAGTAACCAACCTTTATCCAACGCGGCGAACTAA